In Musa acuminata AAA Group cultivar baxijiao chromosome BXJ2-3, Cavendish_Baxijiao_AAA, whole genome shotgun sequence, the following proteins share a genomic window:
- the LOC135607047 gene encoding alpha carbonic anhydrase 7-like, with translation MEQNKLVVISSFVAFFLLQSTLAASQEVEDEKEFSYVTGSELGPEHWGEIHKEWVACGDGHMQSPIDLSHKRVRILPNLGHLRRSYRPAMAIVENRGHDIMLKWEDEAGVIWINGTKYALKQLHWHSPSEHTVNGRRYSLELHMVHESADKNIAVVGILYKMGRHDPFLAKLERYIKKIADKHDAEEVAGMVDPRHIRKGSRKYYRYMGSLTTPPCTEGVVWTIIKKVRTVSREQVALLREAVHDDSEMNARPTQQINGRIVGFYRPQQFQH, from the exons ATGGAGCAGAACAAGCTTGTCGTCATCTCCAGCTTTGTTGCCTTCTTCCTCTTGCAGTCCACCCTGGCAGCCTCCCAAGAAGTCG AGGATGAGAAGGAGTTCAGCTACGTGACCGGGAGCGAGCTGGGACCGGAACACTGGGGAGAGATCCACAAGGAATGGGTTGCCTGCGGCGATGGCCACATGCAGTCTCCCATCGATCTCTCTCACAAAAGAGTGCGGATTCTCCCTAACTTGGGACATCTCCGCCGCTCCTATCGCCCGGCCATGGCCATCGTCGAGAACCGCGGTCACGACATCATG CTGAAATGGGAGGATGAAGCAGGAGTCATATGGATCAACGGAACCAAGTACGCTCTGAAGCAGCTGCACTGGCACTCGCCCTCCGAGCACACCGTCAATGGCCGCAG GTACTCCTTGGAGTTGCacatggttcatgagagtgctgaCAAGAACATCGCTGTCGTCGGCATTCTCTACAAGATGGGCCGCCATGATCCGTTCCTCGCCAAG TTGGAGAGATACATAAAAAAGATTGCAGACAAGCATGATGCAGAGGAGGTGGCGGGCATGGTGGATCCAAGGCATATTAGGAAGGGAAGCAGGAAATACTACAGATATATGGGATCTTTGACTACTCCACCTTGCACTGAGGGTGTAgtttggaccataattaagaaG GTGCGTACAGTGTCAAGAGAGCAGGTGGCCCTTCTGAGAGAAGCTGTGCATGAT GACTCAGAGATGAATGCAAGACCAACCCAGCAGATAAATGGCAGAATTGTCGGCTTTTATCGGCCTCAACAATTTCAACATTGA